A stretch of the Lolium perenne isolate Kyuss_39 chromosome 3, Kyuss_2.0, whole genome shotgun sequence genome encodes the following:
- the LOC127339182 gene encoding pentatricopeptide repeat-containing protein At5g59600-like: MSTLPRAKSFRIRRIGPPTQPPPPAGNLPGPLLLLSLPTAVPTALRACAHLAEAAAGRLIHALVLTRPALAWDQVVATALLDMYAKCGLIASARKVFDEMPARDLVVWNALLAGYARHGLPEHALALSLISGSVLNFQYGRARALFRQMVASGARFPPNSSTVSSVLPAFGTIGDIKHGKEVHGYAVVTGVERELIVGSALVDMYAKSGLVHEARHLFDRMSERSTVTWNSMIFGLANSGHCQEAVGLFDRMPREGAKPNHLTFTALLTACSYDCVRRSTGGFARNVLLVVMTA, translated from the coding sequence ccgacgcagccgccgccgcccgcaggtAACCTCCCCGGCCCTCTCCTCCTTCTTTCCCTCCCTACCGCCGTGCCCACTGCCCTCCGCGCCTGCGCGCACCTCGCCGAAGCTGCCGCCGGCCGCCTCATCCACGCGCTCGTGCTCACGCGCCCCGCCCTCGCCTGGGACCAAGTCGTCGCCACCGCCTTGCTCGACATGTACGCCAAGTGCGGCCTCATCGCCAGcgcccgcaaggtgttcgacgagatgCCGGCCAGGGACCTCGTCGTCTGGAACGCGCTGCTCGCGGGCTACGCGCGCCACGGCCTCCCCGAGCACGCCCTTGCGCTGTCGCTCATCTCTGGCTCGGTGCTGAACTTCCAGTACGGCAGAGCGCGCGCGCTGTTCCGGCAAATGGTGGCCAGCGGCGCCCGTTTCCCGCCAAACTCGTCGACGGTTAGCAGCGTCCTGCCAGCATTTGGCACCATCGGTGACATAAAGCATGGCAAGGAGGTCCACGGCTACGCCGTCGTAACCGGCGTCGAACGGGAGCTCATCGTGGGCAGCGCTCTCGTCGACATGTACGCCAAGTCCGGACTCGTGCACGAAGCGCGCCACTTGTTCGACAGGATGTCAGAGAGGAGCACGGTGACATGGAACTCCATGATCTTCGGTCTTGCGAACTCCGGCCATTGCCAGGAAGCCGTCGGCCTCTTCGACCGGATGCCACGAGAGGGAGCGAAGCCGAACCACCTGACCTTCACCGCCCTTCTGACAGCCTGCAGCTATGACTGCGTCAGGAGAAGCACCGGCGGCTTTGCGAGAAATGTGCTTCTTGTGGT